Below is a window of Alphaproteobacteria bacterium DNA.
ATTATAAAAATTATCAACCGCTTGTCTACTCTCAGCAATAAAAGCGATGTGAACACCAGATCCAACTGTTACCATGTTGCCTTGTTCACCTTCTCCTATCCAAAAAGCTGGCTGATCAGGTTTACCATAACCCGAGGCATTTGGAAAATTCATTAATCTTTCATATCCTAAAGTCTTTAAAACAACATCATAAAATTGTCTACTGCGTTCTATATCTTTAACACCAAGTGATATATGGTCCAACATTTTTAAGAATCTCCTATCTAGGTCTTTGTACTAAAGCAGAGAGACCGTGTCTTAGCAAGCCTTTTTGACCTAATTTACCAACTTGTTTCATCATTCGCTGCATATCATAATACTGTTTCAATAATTTATTAACATCATGTACCGAAGTACCAGAACCCTTTGCTATTCTTTGTTTTCTAGATGCTTTAATAATATCAGGCATTTTTCGTTCTTTTTTGGTCATCGATGTAATAATTGCGTGTTGGCGTAGAATTTGTTTTTCATCAATTTTGGCTTTTGCATCATTTAATTGTTTTTGAATTTTACCCATACCCGGCAACATGGCCATAACGCTACCCATTCCACCCATTTTCTGTAATGTTTTAAGCTGTTTTGCCATATCATCTAGAGTAAATTGGCCCTTTTGCATTTTGCGGGCTAATTCTTCAGCCTCTTCTTGTTCAATATTTTGAGATGCTTTTTCAACAAGACTTACAATATCACCCATACCTAAAATTCGATTCGCTATACGGGAAGGATGAAAATCTTCTAAAGCATCCAGTTTTTCGCCTATACCCAAAAGCTTAATAGGACATCCGGTTACTTCACGCATGGACAATGCTGCCCCCCCACGTCCATCACCATCGATTCTCGTAAGTACAATACCTGTAACACCTAAACTTTCTTGAAAGCTTGTTGCAATATTAACGGCATCTTGACCCGTCATCGAATCGCTAACCAACAATGTTTCTATTGGATTTACATAATT
It encodes the following:
- a CDS encoding VOC family protein, with protein sequence MLDHISLGVKDIERSRQFYDVVLKTLGYERLMNFPNASGYGKPDQPAFWIGEGEQGNMVTVGSGVHIAFIAESRQAVDNFYNEAIKAKAQDNGKPGLRPHYHPNYYGAFVIDLDGHKIEAVCRKPA
- the ffh gene encoding signal recognition particle protein, giving the protein MFSNLSTRLSKVFDQLTKRGLLSENDVDAALREIRIALLEADVALSVVKNFIHKVREKAVGEVVLKSITPAQMVVKIVYDQLVEMLGSDHQVLNLNAPAPLVFLMVGLQGSGKTTTSAKIGYRFKNQHNKKVLLASLDTQRPGAQHQLEVLGEQASLATLPIVPNEQPLAITKRAFHTAKTEGYDLLILDSAGRLHIDQSLMDEIKEIKNYVNPIETLLVSDSMTGQDAVNIATSFQESLGVTGIVLTRIDGDGRGGAALSMREVTGCPIKLLGIGEKLDALEDFHPSRIANRILGMGDIVSLVEKASQNIEQEEAEELARKMQKGQFTLDDMAKQLKTLQKMGGMGSVMAMLPGMGKIQKQLNDAKAKIDEKQILRQHAIITSMTKKERKMPDIIKASRKQRIAKGSGTSVHDVNKLLKQYYDMQRMMKQVGKLGQKGLLRHGLSALVQRPR